In Papaver somniferum cultivar HN1 chromosome 1, ASM357369v1, whole genome shotgun sequence, a genomic segment contains:
- the LOC113318892 gene encoding uncharacterized protein LOC113318892 codes for MTSLIQALSTEFAMNQLGDLSFFLGIEAVRTDNYILLTQKKYTSELFAKSNMLDCKPCNTPIVKESMASIYDGNLLTDAAAYRKLVGTLKYLTFTRPDIAFGVNYVSQFMHAPTDLHMLLVKRILRYLKGRIGVGLTLCKGDISCLRAYTDSDWAGCPDTRRSTSGYAIFLGDSLISLSSKKQPTISRSSAEAEYECLSVTTSELEWLSNLLKELHINVSYPIQLFYDNTSAIFLASNLVFHVRAKHIEVQYHVVRDLVSAGFLKISHVASENQLADIFTKGLCSPTFVHLLHQLLGSSHSSLVTGIGSSSTATVFPSLEDISEALSSSCIFFQVDSQGVGINLRGLLVSQIVKSDRIIKVNDWLLSL; via the coding sequence ATGACTTCATTGATTCAAGCATTGAGTACTGAATTTGCTATGAATCAACTAGGAGATTTAAGTTTTTTCTTGGGTATTGAGGCTGTTAGAACTGATAATTATATTTTACTGACTCAAAAGAAATATACTTCGGAGTTATTTGCTAAGTCAAACATGCTTGATTGCAAGCCTTGTAATACTCCAATAGTTAAAGAATCTATGGCTTCTATATATGATGGTAATTTACTGACAGATGCTGCAGCATACAGGAAACTAGTAGGAACTTTAAAGTATCTAACATTCACAAGACCAGATATTGCTTTTGGAGTGAATTATGTGTCACAATTCATGCATGCTCCCACAGACTTACATATGCTTTTGGTTAAGAGAATTTTAAGGTATCTTAAAGGGAGAATTGGTGTTGGTCTTACATTATGCAAAGGTGATATATCTTGTTTAAGAGCTTATACAGATTCTGATTGGGCTGGATGCCCTGATACAAGAAGATCCACATCTGGATATGCTATTTTTCTGGGAGATTCTTTAATATCATTGAGTAGTAAGAAGCAACCAACAATTTCAAGGTCCTCTGCAGAAGCAGAGTATGAGTGTTTATCTGTGACAACTTCTGAGTTAGAATGGTTATCAAACTTGTTAAAAGAATTACATATAAATGTTTCTTATCCAATTCAGTTGTTCTATGATAATACTTCAGCTATATTTTTAGCTTCTAACCTTGTGTTTCATGTCAGGGCAAAACATATAGAAGTACAGTATCATGTGGTGAGGGACTTGGTGTCTGCTGGATTTCTGAAGATTAGTCATGTTGCATCTGAGAATCAGCTAGCAGATATCTTTACCAAAGGTTTATGTTCTCCAACTTTTGTACACTTACTTCATCAACTACTAGGATCTTCACATTCTTCATTAGTTACTGGGATTGGTTCTTCATCTACTGCAACAGTGTTTCCTTCTCTTGAAGATATTTCAGAAGCTTTAAGTTCTTCTTGTATTTTCTTTCAAGTTGATTCTCAGGGTGTAGGTATCAACTTGAGGGGGCTATTGGTAAGTCAAATAGTAAAATCAGACCGGATTATCAAAGTCAATGATTGGCTTTTGTCCTTGTAA